The proteins below are encoded in one region of Segatella copri:
- a CDS encoding IS4 family transposase: protein MNKGKTIFSQIMSLIPERDFKTCVDRYKGNYRARDFSCKDQFLVMSYAQLTGRDSLRDIENCLTALSSKLYHCGISYAVPRNTLAKANEKRDWHIYKDFADVLLKKVRPLYVKDKFRLDLDNMVYAFDSSTISLCLKLCPWAKYHKNKGGIKMHTLVDLRGNLPVSVYLTSASVNDVKALDDLYIEPSAIYLMDRGYVDFNRLFKLITKKNAFFVTRAKDNMLFEVVSEAEVDKSTGIISDERIKLTGLHTAKWYPEELRMITYEDYATSKVYRFLTNNMEYEALTISELYRERWNVELYFKWIKQHLHIKSFYGTSENAIYLQIWIAICTYLLLAYAKKVMHIDQSLHTISKNVGLFLTDKTPLNELFNKAVPTEETEDWLYPSLFRPDDF from the coding sequence ATGAACAAAGGCAAAACTATATTCTCTCAGATTATGTCACTTATACCAGAACGTGATTTCAAAACTTGTGTAGACCGTTATAAGGGAAACTACAGAGCAAGAGACTTCTCTTGCAAAGACCAATTCCTAGTAATGAGCTATGCTCAATTAACAGGTCGTGATAGTCTTCGAGATATAGAAAACTGCCTTACGGCACTCTCCAGCAAACTTTACCATTGTGGTATTAGTTATGCTGTACCACGTAATACTCTAGCAAAAGCTAACGAGAAGCGAGATTGGCATATCTATAAAGATTTTGCAGACGTTCTTTTGAAAAAAGTACGTCCTCTTTATGTCAAAGACAAGTTCAGATTAGACCTAGACAACATGGTATATGCTTTTGATAGCAGTACTATAAGTCTGTGTCTCAAATTATGTCCTTGGGCAAAGTATCACAAAAACAAAGGTGGCATCAAAATGCACACATTAGTCGATTTGCGAGGAAATCTTCCAGTCTCAGTTTATTTGACTTCTGCATCAGTTAATGATGTAAAAGCTCTTGATGATCTCTACATAGAACCTTCTGCTATCTATTTGATGGACAGAGGATATGTAGATTTCAACAGACTCTTCAAGTTGATAACTAAGAAGAATGCATTCTTTGTTACTAGGGCAAAAGATAACATGCTTTTTGAAGTTGTATCAGAAGCCGAAGTTGACAAGAGTACTGGTATCATTTCTGATGAACGTATCAAATTAACAGGACTACATACTGCCAAATGGTATCCTGAAGAACTTAGAATGATAACCTATGAGGACTATGCAACAAGTAAGGTGTATAGGTTTCTCACAAACAACATGGAATATGAAGCGCTTACCATATCTGAATTATATAGGGAAAGATGGAACGTGGAACTTTACTTTAAATGGATTAAGCAACACCTTCACATCAAATCCTTTTATGGAACTTCCGAGAATGCCATATATCTGCAAATCTGGATTGCCATATGCACATACTTGCTTTTAGCTTATGCAAAGAAAGTGATGCACATAGATCAATCGCTACACACTATTTCAAAGAACGTGGGTCTATTCCTTACGGACAAGACTCCTTTAAATGAATTGTTTAACAAAGCTGTTCCAACAGAAGAGACGGAGGATTGGCTATATCCTAGCCTTTTCAGGCCCGATGATTTCTAA
- a CDS encoding DUF2442 domain-containing protein codes for MEQYRVNRVWVDDAHIWAETQNGWKANYPFSRWSRLANATPAQRKAFVLSRYGIHWPELDEDLCFEGLFADAGMYKPSNAEDTIYYQA; via the coding sequence ATGGAGCAATATAGAGTAAATCGCGTTTGGGTTGACGATGCCCATATTTGGGCAGAAACCCAAAATGGCTGGAAGGCTAACTATCCGTTCAGCCGTTGGAGCCGTCTTGCTAACGCCACACCTGCCCAGCGTAAGGCTTTCGTATTGAGCAGATATGGTATTCATTGGCCTGAATTAGATGAAGATTTATGCTTTGAAGGACTATTCGCAGATGCTGGCATGTACAAACCGTCAAATGCAGAAGATACTATTTATTATCAAGCATAA
- a CDS encoding RagB/SusD family nutrient uptake outer membrane protein: MKLNKISVLLLGAMAFASCSDIDEQNPESGSITGGQVQETTDAISSRIDANLNGMYTMAGTPCSVFGLTQGRADDFGLISAALSQDLEGADMFSANNNFNWFSTANELSSRNPDYANPYARYTLPYRQIGVAEQIIATINLETADAKGKAQAGQAYAMRAFDYMALAPYFQFGYATSKDQPCVPIIGKSGDATNNPRATVAEVYEQIINDLTKAIELLDGFQRTDKTQIDQNVAYGLRARAYLAMDEWAKAAADADKAMQGYTPASIADVSVPAFDDINEKNWMWGFDMTDAMVSGDAGYSNPSSWFSAFSGDGYAPATMNVPCINILLYNKIPTTDVRKGWWLDANKHSPNWANLTWGDAKGDEIADLTTDDGGKVPFDAYTSIKFGQQSGVGSTLNNNDFPFMRVEEMILIKAEGLAKSGHEADAKKVLEDFVKTYRDPSYSVTAGGRSLADEIWFQRRVELWGEGFFTADAKRLGKNIVRFHEGQESNVPDAFKFNIKNNDGWLNMRFATREKDNNLGIIDNTEGSQPVPGQNPELRDGVTD; the protein is encoded by the coding sequence ATGAAACTAAATAAGATTTCAGTATTATTGCTTGGTGCAATGGCTTTTGCATCATGCTCAGATATAGACGAACAGAATCCTGAGTCTGGTAGCATCACTGGAGGTCAGGTTCAAGAAACGACAGATGCCATCTCAAGCCGTATCGATGCAAACTTGAATGGTATGTACACCATGGCAGGCACTCCATGTAGTGTATTTGGTTTGACTCAAGGTCGTGCAGATGACTTTGGACTTATCTCGGCAGCTTTGTCCCAAGACTTGGAGGGTGCTGACATGTTCTCGGCAAACAATAATTTTAACTGGTTCTCTACAGCCAACGAGTTGTCTAGCCGCAATCCTGACTATGCCAATCCATACGCTCGTTATACATTGCCTTATCGCCAGATAGGTGTTGCAGAGCAAATCATCGCTACAATCAATCTTGAGACAGCTGATGCAAAGGGTAAGGCACAAGCTGGTCAGGCTTATGCTATGCGTGCTTTCGACTATATGGCATTAGCACCATACTTCCAGTTTGGCTACGCTACATCTAAGGATCAACCTTGTGTTCCAATTATTGGAAAGAGCGGTGATGCTACTAACAACCCACGTGCTACAGTAGCTGAGGTTTATGAGCAGATTATCAACGATCTCACAAAGGCTATTGAGTTGTTGGATGGTTTCCAGCGCACAGACAAGACTCAGATTGACCAGAACGTGGCTTATGGTCTTCGTGCCCGTGCTTACCTTGCAATGGACGAGTGGGCAAAAGCAGCCGCTGATGCAGACAAGGCTATGCAAGGCTATACGCCAGCCTCTATTGCTGACGTAAGTGTGCCTGCATTTGATGACATCAATGAGAAGAACTGGATGTGGGGATTTGATATGACCGATGCTATGGTAAGTGGTGATGCTGGTTATTCTAACCCTTCTTCTTGGTTCAGTGCATTTTCTGGCGATGGTTATGCTCCAGCTACCATGAATGTTCCTTGCATCAACATCTTGCTTTATAACAAGATCCCTACTACCGATGTTCGTAAGGGTTGGTGGCTAGATGCCAACAAGCACTCACCAAACTGGGCAAACTTGACTTGGGGTGATGCTAAGGGTGATGAAATTGCGGATTTGACTACAGACGATGGCGGTAAGGTTCCTTTCGATGCTTACACTAGTATCAAGTTTGGTCAGCAGTCTGGTGTTGGTAGCACTTTGAACAATAACGACTTCCCATTCATGCGTGTTGAGGAGATGATTCTTATCAAGGCTGAGGGCCTTGCAAAGAGTGGCCATGAGGCTGACGCCAAAAAAGTTCTTGAAGACTTCGTCAAGACATATCGTGACCCATCATACAGTGTAACTGCAGGTGGTCGCAGTTTGGCAGATGAGATTTGGTTCCAACGTCGTGTTGAACTTTGGGGTGAAGGTTTCTTCACTGCAGATGCAAAGCGTCTTGGCAAGAACATCGTTCGCTTCCACGAAGGTCAAGAATCTAATGTGCCAGATGCATTCAAGTTTAACATCAAGAACAATGACGGTTGGTTGAATATGCGTTTTGCTACTCGTGAGAAAGACAACAATCTGGGTATCATCGACAACACAGAAGGTTCTCAACCTGTACCTGGTCAAAATCCAGAGCTTCGTGACGGTGTAACAGACTAA
- a CDS encoding SusC/RagA family TonB-linked outer membrane protein, with the protein MEKRLMTFIACLFLSLGMALAQTQVSGKVTSAEDGSPVIGASIKVAGTQTGTVTDVDGNFSLNAPANAKLEISYIGMIGKTVKAGKNMKIVLDPDNNALDDVLVIAYGKTKKSAFTGSAVEIKSEDITAHVSSTATTALVGKVAGIQATSTSGEPGSAPVIRIRGIGSVSASSSPLYIVDGAPYDAGISNLNPADIESISVQKDASASAIYGARGANGVVIITTKKARDGQDARVSFDAKWGSNSRFVPQYDIITDPGQYYETHFKAMYNSQYYHGKTADEAYAFACNNLYNAKNGGLGYQVYTVPEGEQLIGKDFKLNPNAKLGYSDGTYYYTPDNWYDEVFHSSFRQEYNANVTGSNGKMNYFASGGYLQDGGIVDNSQLKRYTARTTVDYQAKKWLKLSTGLSFTHTDSQSPSFNVNTWGSSGNLFYITNNVGPIYPLYVRNADGTIKTENGRVIYDGNQTNFQRPALTGNAVRDNEYNTSHTYRDLFQGQWDVQITPIDGLILDANLNAFSSNTRSNQLYSTFASGQADDGQASVSANRYFTVNQRYTANYDKTIAEHHFNILFGYEQYKWKYQYLYGSNTRLYNPFIGELDNAFGTSKKNASSFTNNYMTEGFFGRVMYDYADKYFVNASLRRDASSAFAPGHRWGTFGSIGLAWQMNKEAFLKDVKWIDLLKVKVSYGSVGNDQLDTTPYASEVGEYYYYWADRYTPSYNETTGQFSLTMNQKGNENLTWETHNDWNVGVDFAFFKNRLSGTIEYYNQKTIDLLWSKTLPLSSGIAVSSYYDNIGEMVNRGVELSFEGTPIKTKDIEWSINWNGTMNHNEITKLDPSIDAGGLKSGSRVLKVGGSVYQTYMKQYAGVDHETGEAQWYRDVYYNKDGQEVASKTSEGYDHTAKELTKDITKATSYDCGTTLPDIFGGFGTTFNAYGFDLSAQFSYQLGGKIYDGQYQALMHNAISKGNAMHKDLLNAWSEDNKGSDIPRLSQAAADDPGISSQTAQDRFLTSSDYLCLNNLTLGYTFPKSLIRPLQLSNLRVYVAGENIFMLTKRKGLDPRFNYGIGSMTSGSGLASGGYTALRSITAGISLTF; encoded by the coding sequence ATGGAAAAAAGACTCATGACGTTTATTGCCTGCCTCTTCCTTAGTTTAGGAATGGCTTTGGCGCAAACTCAAGTTTCCGGTAAAGTTACCTCTGCAGAGGATGGAAGCCCAGTCATTGGTGCCTCTATCAAAGTTGCAGGTACACAAACCGGTACAGTTACCGATGTTGATGGTAACTTCTCATTGAATGCTCCTGCAAATGCTAAGTTGGAGATTTCTTACATCGGTATGATTGGTAAGACTGTAAAGGCTGGCAAGAACATGAAAATTGTTCTTGACCCAGACAACAATGCATTGGATGATGTATTGGTCATTGCCTACGGTAAGACTAAAAAATCAGCCTTTACGGGTTCTGCTGTAGAAATCAAGTCAGAAGACATTACTGCCCATGTTAGCTCTACTGCTACAACTGCTTTGGTAGGTAAAGTTGCAGGTATTCAAGCTACTTCAACATCTGGCGAGCCTGGTTCAGCTCCAGTAATTCGCATTCGTGGTATCGGTTCTGTAAGTGCAAGTTCTTCACCTCTTTACATTGTGGATGGAGCTCCTTACGATGCAGGTATTTCAAACTTGAACCCAGCCGATATAGAGAGTATCTCTGTACAGAAAGATGCGTCTGCAAGTGCCATCTATGGTGCTCGTGGTGCGAATGGTGTAGTCATCATCACAACCAAGAAAGCACGTGATGGCCAGGATGCACGTGTTTCTTTTGATGCTAAGTGGGGTTCTAACTCTCGCTTCGTTCCTCAATATGATATTATCACAGACCCAGGTCAGTACTACGAGACTCACTTCAAGGCGATGTACAACTCTCAGTACTATCATGGCAAGACTGCTGACGAGGCTTATGCTTTCGCTTGCAACAACCTTTACAATGCCAAAAATGGCGGTTTGGGATATCAGGTATATACAGTTCCAGAGGGCGAGCAATTGATTGGTAAGGACTTCAAGTTGAACCCTAATGCTAAGTTGGGTTACAGCGATGGTACTTATTATTATACTCCAGACAACTGGTATGACGAGGTTTTTCACAGCTCATTCCGTCAGGAGTACAATGCCAATGTAACAGGCTCTAATGGTAAGATGAACTATTTTGCCAGTGGTGGTTACTTGCAGGATGGTGGTATCGTTGACAACTCTCAGTTGAAGCGTTACACTGCACGTACAACAGTTGATTATCAGGCTAAGAAGTGGTTGAAGTTGTCAACAGGTTTGAGTTTTACTCACACAGATTCTCAGTCACCTTCTTTCAATGTAAACACTTGGGGCAGTTCTGGTAACTTGTTCTATATCACCAACAATGTTGGTCCCATCTATCCACTTTATGTGCGTAATGCAGATGGCACTATCAAAACAGAAAATGGTCGTGTTATCTACGATGGTAACCAAACAAACTTCCAACGTCCAGCTTTGACAGGTAATGCTGTTCGTGACAACGAGTACAATACCAGTCATACCTATCGTGACCTCTTCCAGGGTCAGTGGGATGTACAGATTACTCCTATCGATGGCTTAATTTTGGATGCTAACTTGAACGCATTCTCTAGCAATACTCGTAGCAACCAATTGTACAGTACATTTGCTAGTGGCCAGGCTGATGATGGTCAGGCTAGCGTAAGCGCAAACCGTTACTTCACAGTCAACCAGCGTTATACAGCCAACTATGACAAGACCATTGCAGAGCACCATTTCAATATCTTGTTTGGTTACGAGCAGTATAAGTGGAAGTATCAGTATCTCTATGGTTCTAACACCCGCCTTTACAATCCTTTCATTGGCGAGTTGGACAATGCTTTTGGTACAAGCAAGAAGAACGCTAGCTCTTTCACTAACAACTATATGACAGAGGGTTTCTTTGGTCGTGTCATGTATGACTATGCAGACAAGTACTTTGTAAACGCTTCTCTTCGTCGCGATGCTTCTTCTGCTTTTGCTCCTGGTCACCGTTGGGGTACATTTGGCAGCATTGGTTTGGCTTGGCAGATGAACAAGGAGGCTTTCTTGAAGGATGTGAAGTGGATTGACTTGTTGAAGGTGAAAGTTAGCTACGGTTCTGTAGGTAACGACCAGTTGGATACCACTCCATACGCTAGTGAAGTTGGTGAGTACTATTACTATTGGGCAGACCGTTATACTCCATCTTATAATGAAACAACAGGTCAGTTCTCTTTGACAATGAACCAGAAGGGTAATGAAAACTTGACATGGGAGACTCATAATGATTGGAACGTAGGTGTTGACTTCGCTTTCTTCAAGAATCGTTTGTCAGGTACTATCGAGTATTACAACCAGAAGACTATTGATCTCTTGTGGAGCAAGACATTGCCATTGTCATCAGGTATTGCAGTATCTTCTTACTATGACAACATCGGTGAGATGGTAAACCGTGGTGTTGAGCTCTCTTTCGAAGGTACACCTATCAAGACCAAGGACATCGAGTGGTCTATCAACTGGAATGGTACCATGAACCACAATGAGATTACCAAGCTCGACCCTTCTATTGATGCAGGTGGTTTGAAGTCTGGTTCACGTGTTTTGAAGGTTGGTGGTTCTGTATATCAGACATACATGAAGCAGTATGCAGGTGTAGACCATGAGACTGGTGAGGCACAGTGGTATCGTGATGTATATTACAACAAGGATGGTCAGGAAGTTGCTTCCAAGACATCTGAAGGTTATGACCATACAGCGAAAGAGTTGACCAAGGATATTACCAAGGCAACATCTTATGACTGTGGTACTACCCTCCCTGACATCTTCGGTGGTTTCGGTACAACCTTCAACGCTTACGGCTTCGATTTGAGCGCCCAGTTCTCTTATCAGTTGGGTGGTAAGATTTATGATGGTCAGTATCAGGCTTTGATGCACAACGCTATCAGCAAGGGAAATGCCATGCACAAAGACTTGCTCAATGCTTGGAGCGAAGATAACAAGGGATCAGATATCCCACGTTTGAGTCAAGCTGCCGCTGATGATCCAGGTATATCTTCACAGACAGCGCAAGACCGTTTCTTGACAAGTTCTGATTACTTGTGCTTGAACAACTTGACATTGGGTTACACATTCCCTAAGTCATTGATTCGCCCACTTCAGTTGAGCAATCTCCGTGTATATGTAGCTGGTGAGAACATCTTTATGTTGACCAAGCGCAAGGGTCTCGATCCACGCTTCAACTATGGTATTGGCTCTATGACTAGTGGCTCTGGTCTTGCAAGTGGTGGTTATACTGCATTGCGTTCTATCACCGCTGGTATCAGTCTCACATTCTAA
- a CDS encoding DUF4160 domain-containing protein, whose translation MPTIFIFFGFRFMFYSNDHEPIHVHVIKDGNEAKYNVSPLTQIYNHGFKKHDIALIESIISENEAVIIDRWKEYFNQK comes from the coding sequence ATGCCAACAATATTTATATTTTTCGGATTCAGATTCATGTTTTATTCTAATGATCATGAACCAATTCATGTCCATGTTATCAAGGATGGAAATGAAGCAAAATACAATGTATCCCCTCTGACCCAGATTTATAACCATGGATTCAAAAAGCATGATATTGCTTTGATAGAATCTATTATTTCTGAGAATGAGGCGGTCATTATAGATAGATGGAAAGAGTATTTTAATCAAAAATAA
- a CDS encoding ATP-binding protein: MDKRIAKLLIAENQRMIQDVEMVKRSIAFESHSNYVLVGLRRAGKSYLLYQRAQELIASGHKPEEILYFNFEDDRLEKLQLSDLDLIKQAYEEMYEHQPIFMLDEIQIIDGWEKFARRLADQKYRVYITGSNAKMLSSEISTTLGGRYMVQPVFPFSFQEYLTAKHISLPPQWEYLQNSDIKRAFLEYFHIGGLPELAIIDNQFKREWLGNLYNKIYFGDLITRYCIRNPLAMKTLIRKLSESVKQPQSYNRLANLVSSVAGKVKQETIVDYLGYIKDTCLIFSLENITAKLQDRMSNKKYYFVDNGFLSLFLFDPETSLLENLVAIHLHEKYGEDLFYYYGNVEVDFCLFEHQYAFQVSYSIKDAATRERELGALKAYHKRYPNSKLFVITMDEEETIIYEAVVIEVLPVWKWLLMEK; encoded by the coding sequence ATGGACAAGAGAATTGCAAAATTGTTGATAGCAGAGAATCAAAGGATGATTCAGGATGTGGAAATGGTGAAAAGAAGTATCGCCTTTGAATCTCATTCTAATTACGTGCTGGTAGGACTGAGAAGAGCAGGTAAGTCTTATCTGCTATATCAGCGTGCACAAGAGTTAATCGCCTCAGGACATAAGCCAGAAGAGATTCTTTACTTCAATTTTGAGGACGACCGACTTGAAAAGCTCCAGCTTTCTGACCTTGACTTGATAAAACAAGCTTACGAAGAAATGTATGAGCACCAGCCTATCTTCATGCTTGATGAAATACAAATCATAGATGGATGGGAGAAGTTTGCTCGTAGATTGGCAGACCAGAAGTATCGTGTCTACATCACTGGTAGCAATGCCAAAATGCTGAGTAGCGAGATTTCTACCACGCTTGGTGGCAGATATATGGTGCAGCCCGTCTTTCCTTTTTCCTTTCAGGAATATTTGACAGCCAAGCATATCTCCCTGCCTCCACAATGGGAATATCTGCAAAACTCAGACATCAAGAGGGCTTTCCTGGAATATTTTCATATTGGCGGTTTGCCAGAATTAGCGATTATAGATAATCAGTTTAAGCGTGAATGGTTGGGGAATTTGTACAACAAAATCTATTTTGGAGATTTGATAACCAGATATTGTATACGAAATCCACTGGCCATGAAAACTTTGATAAGAAAGCTATCCGAGAGTGTTAAGCAGCCACAGTCATATAACAGGCTTGCCAATCTGGTTTCTTCTGTAGCAGGAAAAGTGAAACAAGAGACTATTGTCGATTATCTGGGATATATCAAGGACACTTGTTTGATTTTCTCCTTGGAGAACATTACAGCAAAACTGCAAGACAGAATGTCGAACAAGAAATATTACTTTGTAGATAATGGTTTCTTGAGTCTCTTTCTCTTTGATCCAGAAACATCTCTCTTGGAGAATTTGGTAGCCATCCATCTTCACGAGAAATACGGAGAGGATCTTTTCTATTATTATGGCAATGTAGAAGTAGATTTCTGTCTATTTGAACATCAATATGCTTTCCAGGTATCATATAGTATAAAGGATGCTGCTACCCGAGAGCGAGAATTGGGGGCATTAAAAGCTTACCATAAGAGATATCCGAATAGTAAGCTCTTCGTTATCACAATGGATGAGGAAGAGACTATCATATACGAAGCCGTGGTAATAGAGGTACTGCCAGTATGGAAGTGGTTGCTGATGGAGAAGTAG
- a CDS encoding tyrosine-type recombinase/integrase, translated as MAYFKLEISWGKEQKKQTLHTDEMKGWEWVKLEVERVREMGRYKTASNYLTAARSWTRYLGREDWVFSEMTVDKVTAYQRWLSERDICLNTISAYMRALRVMYHRAMETDYDPFAQVFTGRAKTRKRSLSPDDIQQLHALELPHGSQLALARDIFLFSFYAMGMPFVDIAYLKKGQLKDGYIHYARHKTGQRIQVALLPCMLRIIERYQENDSDYVFPILTADTPRRQHHLYSCRLRQYNYSLQRLEQLLPNPCHLSSYVVRHSWASIAYQHHLDISLIGKALGHTKASTTLLYIKSLADPDLAEANLGMITELGL; from the coding sequence ATGGCATACTTTAAGTTAGAAATTAGTTGGGGCAAAGAACAGAAGAAGCAGACCCTGCACACGGATGAGATGAAGGGATGGGAATGGGTGAAACTGGAGGTGGAACGAGTAAGAGAGATGGGGAGATACAAGACAGCGAGCAATTACCTGACGGCTGCCCGCTCCTGGACTCGATATCTGGGCAGAGAGGACTGGGTTTTCTCCGAGATGACTGTCGATAAAGTGACTGCCTATCAGCGATGGCTCTCTGAACGAGACATCTGCCTGAACACCATCTCGGCATATATGAGGGCTCTCCGAGTGATGTATCATCGGGCGATGGAGACAGACTATGATCCTTTTGCCCAGGTATTTACAGGGCGAGCGAAGACCCGAAAGCGCAGTCTCTCGCCCGATGACATCCAGCAGCTCCATGCCCTGGAGTTGCCCCACGGCTCCCAGTTAGCCTTGGCGCGAGACATCTTCCTCTTCAGCTTCTATGCCATGGGCATGCCCTTTGTGGACATAGCTTATCTTAAGAAGGGTCAGCTCAAGGATGGTTATATCCATTATGCTCGCCATAAGACGGGACAGCGCATCCAGGTGGCTCTCTTGCCCTGCATGCTCCGTATCATCGAGCGATACCAAGAGAATGATTCAGACTATGTGTTTCCGATTCTTACGGCTGATACTCCCCGGCGGCAGCATCATCTATACAGCTGCCGCCTGCGCCAATACAACTATTCCTTGCAACGGTTGGAGCAGCTTCTCCCCAATCCCTGCCATCTCTCCTCCTATGTGGTGCGCCACTCCTGGGCAAGCATCGCCTATCAGCACCACCTCGACATCTCGCTCATTGGCAAGGCTCTGGGGCATACCAAGGCTTCCACCACCTTATTATATATAAAGAGCCTTGCCGATCCCGACCTAGCCGAGGCTAATCTGGGGATGATAACGGAACTGGGGCTATAG